One region of Streptomyces davaonensis JCM 4913 genomic DNA includes:
- a CDS encoding ATP-binding protein, translating to MRRRLIQSTLAVVLVVIAVFGVSLVIVETRTISSTAQERVDSEAVRLASIVDSRLIATGAVTAEMLRDQVPEDRYAVIRVPGERPIAIGTKPDGDTIKATRKGEEGETVTVQEPRSTVTREVGRTLLIIGAVALLAVIAAVLLALRQASRLASPLTDLAETAERLGSGDPRPRHKRYGVQELDRVADVLDASAERIARMLTAERRLAADASHQLRTPLTALSMRLEEITLTDDPDTVKEEATIALTQVERLTDVVERLLTNSRDPRTGSAVTFDLDEVIQQQLAEWRPAYRSVGRAIVSSGKRHLEAVGTPGAVAQVLAALIENSLMHGGGTVALRTRVTGNQAVIEVTDEGPGVPADLGARIFERAISGRNSTGIGLAVARDLAEADGGRLEMLQASPPVFGLFLSRTPARPSRDATPTVR from the coding sequence CGCCGTGTTCGGGGTCTCCCTCGTCATCGTGGAGACCCGCACCATCAGCAGTACCGCCCAGGAGCGGGTGGACTCCGAGGCGGTGCGGCTCGCGTCCATCGTGGACAGCAGGCTGATCGCGACCGGCGCGGTCACCGCGGAGATGCTGCGCGACCAGGTGCCCGAGGACCGGTACGCCGTGATCCGGGTGCCCGGTGAGCGGCCCATCGCGATCGGCACCAAGCCGGACGGCGACACCATCAAGGCCACCCGCAAGGGCGAGGAGGGCGAGACGGTCACCGTCCAGGAGCCCCGCTCGACGGTGACCCGCGAGGTCGGCCGGACGCTGCTGATCATCGGGGCGGTGGCGCTGCTGGCGGTGATCGCGGCGGTGCTGCTGGCCCTGCGCCAGGCGAGCCGCCTCGCGTCCCCGCTGACCGACCTCGCCGAGACCGCGGAACGCCTGGGCTCGGGCGACCCGCGCCCCCGCCACAAGCGCTACGGCGTCCAGGAGCTGGACCGGGTCGCGGATGTGCTGGACGCCAGCGCGGAGCGGATCGCCCGCATGCTGACGGCGGAGCGGCGCCTCGCGGCTGACGCCTCCCACCAGCTGCGCACTCCGCTCACCGCCCTCTCGATGCGGCTGGAGGAGATCACCCTCACCGACGACCCGGACACCGTGAAGGAGGAGGCGACCATCGCGCTGACGCAGGTGGAACGCCTGACGGACGTGGTGGAGCGCCTTCTGACCAACTCCCGGGACCCCCGGACCGGCTCCGCCGTCACCTTCGACCTCGACGAGGTCATCCAGCAGCAGCTCGCGGAATGGCGTCCGGCATACCGCAGCGTGGGCCGGGCGATCGTCAGCTCGGGCAAACGCCATCTGGAGGCGGTCGGCACCCCGGGAGCGGTGGCCCAGGTCCTCGCGGCGCTGATCGAGAACTCCCTGATGCACGGCGGCGGCACGGTGGCGCTGCGCACCCGTGTCACCGGCAACCAGGCGGTGATCGAGGTGACGGACGAGGGGCCCGGCGTCCCGGCCGACCTCGGCGCGCGGATCTTCGAGCGGGCGATCAGCGGCCGCAACTCCACGGGCATCGGCCTGGCGGTGGCGAGGGATCTGGCGGAGGCGGACGGCGGCCGGCTGGAGATGCTCCAGGCGTCGCCCCCGGTGTTCGGCCTGTTCCTCTCCCGGACCCCGGCCAGGCCGAGCAGGGACGCGACACCGACCGTCAGGTAG